The Mobula birostris isolate sMobBir1 chromosome 1, sMobBir1.hap1, whole genome shotgun sequence genome contains a region encoding:
- the LOC140201678 gene encoding glutathione peroxidase 2-like, translating to MAQIVKSFYDLSAVTLGGEKVDFNIYRGRVVLIENVASLUGTTTRDFTQLNELQIRYPHRFVVLGFPCNQFGFQENCQNVEILNSLKFVRPGGGFEPKFTMFQKCEVNGAGTHPVFAFLKEKLPIPADDPTSLMKDPKYIMWSPVCRSDIAWNFEKFLIGPEGEPFKRYSKAFETIHIDSDIQRLLKVTK from the exons ATGGCTCAGATAGTCAAGTCCTTCTACGATCTCAGTGCTGTCACCTTGGGCGGCGAGAAAGTGGACTTTAATATCTACAGAGGTAGGGTGGTGTTGATCGAGAACGTCGCTTCTCTCTGAGGCACGACCACGAGGGATTTCACCCAGCTCAACGAGTTGCAGATTCGCTATCCGCACCGCTTCGTTGTACTGGGCTTCCCTTGTAACCAGTTCGGTTTCCAG GAAAACTGCCAGAATGTGGAGATACTTAACAGTCTGAAGTTTGTCCGTCCTGGAGGTGGCTTTGAGCCCAAATTTACCATGTTCCAGAAATGTGAAGTTAATGGTGCTGGTACGCATCCTGTCTTTGCATTCCTGAAGGAGAAGCTGCCTATTCCTGCTGACGATCCGACATCCTTAATGAAAGATCCCAAATACATAATGTGGAGCCCTGTCTGCCGATCAGACATTGCCTGGAATTTTGAGAAGTTCCTCATTGGACCAGAAGGAGAACCTTTTAAACGCTACAGTAAAGCATTTGAAACCATCCACATTGACTCTGATATCCAAAGATTACTGAAAGTAACCAAGTAG